From Variovorax sp. PMC12, the proteins below share one genomic window:
- a CDS encoding Bug family tripartite tricarboxylate transporter substrate binding protein: MTSTHFSRRQLMAGLAGGAALGALPHRAFAQQPLPPLIKLVVGYSAGGPVDGAARLLAPALSQALGTQVIVDNRPGASGSLGGDAVAKAAADGTMLFFGASPTITINPNVQRHMAFDPMKDLVPIAPLVDYTNVLVINNDVPVRSVAELLEYAKARPGKVFYGSAGVGASNHLSGALLEKMAGVQLTHVPYKGSAPALADVMAGTVTMMFDIIATSKPFIQSGKVRALAVTSRQRNRMLPEVPTMIESGVAGYDVGGWFGLYGPARMDPALVVRMNVAAQKMLAREDIASRLREQGYDVWSGAADLLATKGKSDRQLWATASKGIEAE; the protein is encoded by the coding sequence ATGACATCGACTCACTTCTCGCGCCGCCAACTCATGGCCGGGCTGGCCGGCGGCGCGGCACTCGGCGCACTGCCGCACCGCGCCTTCGCGCAGCAGCCATTGCCGCCGCTCATCAAGCTGGTGGTCGGCTATTCGGCCGGCGGCCCGGTGGATGGGGCCGCGCGCCTGCTCGCGCCGGCGCTGAGCCAGGCGCTGGGCACGCAGGTGATCGTGGACAACCGGCCCGGCGCGAGCGGCTCGCTCGGCGGCGACGCGGTGGCCAAGGCCGCGGCCGACGGCACGATGCTGTTCTTCGGCGCGAGCCCGACCATCACCATCAACCCCAACGTGCAGCGGCACATGGCGTTCGACCCGATGAAGGACCTCGTGCCCATCGCGCCGCTGGTGGACTACACCAACGTGCTCGTCATCAACAACGACGTGCCGGTGCGCAGCGTGGCCGAGCTGCTCGAATATGCGAAAGCGCGGCCAGGCAAGGTGTTCTACGGCTCGGCGGGCGTGGGCGCCTCGAACCACCTGAGCGGCGCGCTGCTCGAGAAGATGGCCGGCGTGCAGCTCACCCATGTGCCGTACAAGGGCAGCGCACCCGCGCTGGCCGACGTGATGGCGGGCACGGTGACGATGATGTTCGACATCATCGCGACCTCCAAGCCCTTCATCCAGTCCGGCAAGGTGCGCGCGCTGGCCGTCACCTCGCGCCAGCGCAACCGCATGCTGCCGGAGGTGCCGACCATGATCGAGTCGGGCGTGGCGGGCTACGACGTGGGCGGCTGGTTCGGCCTGTACGGCCCGGCGCGCATGGACCCGGCACTGGTCGTGCGCATGAATGTCGCCGCGCAGAAGATGCTGGCGCGCGAAGACATCGCGAGCCGCCTGCGCGAGCAGGGCTACGACGTGTGGTCCGGCGCGGCCGACCTGCTCGCTACCAAGGGCAAGTCGGACCGGCAGCTCTGGGCCACCGCGTCCAAGGGCATCGAGGCGGAATAG
- a CDS encoding DNA topoisomerase IB produces MPATVLSTSPVSQPSARPPSKPTPIANGLVYVNPDMPGIRRLKHGTRFRYRDAKGQWLRDVDEISRIRMLAIPPAYTQVWICPLPNGHLQATGIDARGRKQYRYHADWRVMKDETKFERLEAFALALPRIRARVARDLQADRKNKAPDRSQVLAALVRLLDTTLLRIGNEEYASSNGSYGLTTLRNRHVDVHGTALRLRFKGKSGVMHEARLEDPRVAKVVRQCQQLPGQALFQYAGEDGELHSVSSTDVNDYLAEASPGERFTAKDFRTWHGTVQALELTRLACEPGRSATDGTRYRAKDILAAVAKQLGNTPAVCKKAYVHPAVLALGSALSDNDEDAATALFEKIAGRKTARPSRGLYAAERRLQAFLRTHRQAQARAAAGDSRRGGRKVQAAVASAKRTLSPSTATT; encoded by the coding sequence ATGCCGGCCACTGTTCTTTCCACCTCTCCCGTGTCGCAGCCGTCCGCGCGGCCACCGTCGAAGCCCACGCCCATCGCCAACGGGCTGGTCTACGTGAACCCCGACATGCCGGGCATTCGCCGCCTGAAGCACGGCACGCGCTTTCGCTACCGCGACGCCAAGGGCCAATGGCTGCGCGACGTGGACGAAATCTCGCGCATCCGCATGCTGGCCATTCCGCCGGCCTACACCCAGGTCTGGATCTGCCCGCTGCCCAACGGCCACCTGCAGGCCACCGGCATCGACGCGCGCGGGCGCAAGCAGTACCGCTACCACGCCGACTGGCGCGTGATGAAGGACGAGACCAAGTTCGAGCGGCTCGAAGCCTTCGCGCTCGCGCTGCCGCGCATCCGTGCCCGCGTGGCGCGCGACCTGCAGGCCGACAGGAAAAACAAGGCGCCCGACCGCAGCCAGGTGCTGGCGGCGCTGGTGCGCCTGCTCGACACCACCCTGCTGCGCATCGGCAACGAGGAGTACGCAAGCAGCAACGGCTCCTACGGCCTCACCACGCTGCGCAACCGCCATGTGGACGTGCACGGCACCGCGCTGCGGCTGCGCTTCAAGGGCAAGAGCGGCGTGATGCACGAGGCCAGGCTGGAAGACCCGCGCGTGGCCAAGGTGGTGCGGCAGTGCCAGCAGTTGCCCGGGCAGGCCCTGTTCCAGTACGCGGGCGAAGACGGCGAGCTGCACAGCGTGTCGTCCACCGACGTGAACGACTATCTTGCCGAAGCCTCGCCCGGCGAACGCTTCACCGCCAAGGACTTCCGCACCTGGCACGGCACGGTGCAGGCCCTGGAGCTCACCCGGCTGGCCTGCGAGCCGGGGCGCAGCGCGACGGACGGCACCCGCTACCGCGCCAAGGACATCCTCGCGGCAGTCGCCAAGCAGCTCGGCAACACGCCGGCGGTCTGCAAGAAGGCCTATGTGCACCCGGCCGTGCTGGCGCTGGGCAGCGCGCTGTCGGACAACGATGAAGACGCCGCCACCGCGCTGTTCGAGAAGATCGCGGGCCGCAAGACCGCGCGGCCTTCACGCGGGCTCTATGCGGCCGAACGCCGGCTGCAGGCCTTCCTGCGCACGCACCGGCAAGCGCAGGCGCGTGCTGCGGCGGGCGACAGCCGCCGAGGCGGCAGGAAGGTTCAGGCCGCGGTGGCGAGCGCGAAGCGCACGCTGTCGCCGTCCACGGCGACGACGTAA
- a CDS encoding acyl-CoA dehydrogenase, translating to MDLESLSAVRESALDYFVRSRATQRRRQRMEQPDADEAEGWRDIAALGWPGMLAPESAGGLALGLAGAAEILRAAGEHAAPEPLLAVAGLGALLLSALHTPRADTLLAELVAGRSLPALAWQESAGDLSAVPLACGCEALAGDAGGVLLQGEKLMVLPGAAASGWLVSARGEDDAVLLWVPRGTVGVSETPVPLVDGSQASNLRFEHVRLPADAVLAEGPAAQEALRRALAGGQILQSAELLGAGQAMLAQTLAYLRTRSQFGKPIGSFQALQHRCVDMFIHLEVAKATLDEVLAQAGQEPTAERMEAEASRVNARCTAAALQASRASVQLHGAIGYTQECDLSLFYKRVLCLSAWLGNASAHRHRHASLSRDAEAAAGTAQWQGGFPRTADWAALPEADFRRMVRAFLQQRYPQQLRYLSHRARWSEMREWYLTLSAQGWIAPAWPQAHGGMGLPADKLIAWIEELEQHGVARAPDQGIVMIGPLLIQHGTPEQQQRFLPRILSGEHVWCQGYSEPNAGSDLAGLRTEAMPARDAQGEHFVVNGQKIWTTLAQDANHIFMLVRTDKDARKQEGISFLLCDLRTPGITIRPIRTLAGEPEFCEVFFDNVRVPAENLVGRLHGGWTIAKALLGFERIFLGSPKQSQYALGQLARLAQARRLFADPVFAQRFAALRLDVLDLSAAYTGFANIVRAGKPLPASVSLLKIWASETYHRIGALLVEAAEEQGAVAGDQVLDGQSFNVLSPLIGSTAAMIYGGTNEIQRNILARQVLDLPA from the coding sequence CGCGCTGGGGCTGGCCGGTGCGGCGGAAATTCTGCGCGCGGCCGGCGAGCACGCGGCGCCGGAGCCATTGCTGGCCGTGGCTGGCCTCGGCGCGCTGCTGCTGTCGGCGCTGCACACCCCGCGCGCCGATACGCTGCTGGCCGAACTGGTCGCGGGCCGCAGCCTGCCGGCGCTGGCGTGGCAGGAGAGCGCGGGCGACCTCAGCGCGGTGCCGCTGGCCTGCGGCTGCGAAGCGTTGGCGGGCGATGCCGGCGGCGTGCTGCTGCAGGGCGAAAAGCTCATGGTGCTGCCCGGCGCCGCCGCCAGCGGCTGGCTGGTGTCGGCGCGTGGCGAAGACGACGCGGTGCTGCTGTGGGTGCCGCGCGGCACCGTGGGCGTGAGCGAAACGCCGGTGCCGCTGGTCGACGGCAGCCAGGCGTCGAACCTGCGCTTCGAGCACGTCAGGCTGCCGGCCGACGCTGTGCTGGCCGAGGGCCCGGCCGCGCAGGAGGCGCTGCGCCGGGCGCTCGCGGGCGGGCAGATCCTGCAGTCGGCCGAGCTGCTGGGCGCGGGGCAGGCCATGCTCGCGCAGACGCTGGCCTACCTGCGCACGCGCTCGCAGTTCGGCAAGCCCATCGGCAGCTTCCAGGCGCTGCAGCACCGCTGCGTCGACATGTTCATCCACCTCGAAGTGGCGAAGGCGACGCTGGACGAGGTGCTGGCGCAGGCGGGGCAGGAACCGACGGCAGAGCGCATGGAGGCCGAGGCCAGCCGCGTCAATGCGCGCTGCACGGCGGCCGCGCTGCAGGCCTCGCGCGCATCGGTGCAGCTGCATGGCGCCATCGGCTACACGCAGGAATGCGACCTGAGCCTGTTCTACAAGCGCGTGCTGTGCCTGTCGGCCTGGCTGGGCAATGCCAGCGCGCACCGGCACCGGCATGCATCGCTGTCGCGCGATGCGGAGGCGGCAGCGGGCACTGCGCAGTGGCAGGGCGGATTCCCCCGCACCGCCGACTGGGCGGCGTTGCCCGAGGCCGACTTCCGCCGCATGGTGCGCGCCTTCCTGCAGCAGCGCTATCCGCAGCAGCTTCGCTACCTGTCGCACCGCGCGCGATGGAGCGAGATGCGCGAGTGGTATCTCACGCTGTCGGCGCAAGGCTGGATCGCGCCCGCATGGCCGCAGGCGCACGGCGGCATGGGCCTGCCGGCCGACAAGCTCATCGCGTGGATCGAGGAGCTGGAGCAGCACGGCGTGGCGCGCGCGCCCGACCAGGGCATCGTGATGATCGGCCCGCTGCTCATACAGCACGGCACGCCCGAACAGCAGCAGCGCTTTCTGCCGCGCATCCTCAGCGGCGAGCATGTGTGGTGCCAGGGTTACTCGGAGCCCAATGCCGGTTCGGACCTCGCGGGCCTGCGCACCGAGGCGATGCCGGCGCGCGACGCGCAGGGCGAGCACTTCGTGGTCAACGGCCAGAAGATCTGGACCACGCTCGCGCAGGACGCCAACCACATCTTCATGCTGGTGCGCACCGACAAGGACGCGCGCAAGCAGGAGGGCATCAGCTTCCTGCTGTGCGACCTGCGCACGCCGGGCATCACCATCCGGCCGATCCGCACGCTGGCCGGCGAGCCGGAGTTCTGCGAGGTGTTCTTCGACAACGTGCGCGTGCCGGCGGAAAACCTGGTCGGCAGGCTGCACGGCGGGTGGACCATCGCGAAGGCGTTGCTGGGCTTCGAGCGCATCTTCCTGGGCAGCCCCAAGCAGTCGCAGTACGCGCTGGGGCAGCTTGCGCGGCTGGCGCAGGCGCGGCGGCTGTTTGCCGACCCGGTGTTCGCGCAGCGCTTCGCGGCGCTGCGGCTCGACGTGCTCGACCTGTCGGCGGCGTACACGGGCTTCGCGAACATCGTGCGGGCCGGAAAGCCGCTGCCCGCTTCGGTGTCGCTGCTGAAGATCTGGGCCAGCGAGACCTATCACCGCATCGGCGCGCTGCTGGTCGAGGCGGCCGAAGAGCAGGGCGCCGTGGCCGGCGACCAGGTGCTCGACGGGCAGAGCTTCAACGTGCTCTCGCCGCTCATCGGTTCGACGGCCGCAATGATCTACGGCGGCACCAACGAGATACAGCGCAACATCCTCGCGCGGCAAGTCCTCGATTTGCCTGCATGA
- a CDS encoding class I adenylate-forming enzyme family protein gives MRQSRIHELLEARAARTPEAVFLFEPGATTTYAALQAMAETATQDLLDAGVRPTDRVVLVAENCAAHIALLMACSRIGAWSCGVNARMSPGEIAAIVERADARLCCFTTSASQAAEQHARRAGAVPSSLAGVMRSATREEARTEPDPALADTAAIIFTSGTSGTPKGVMVSHRGLLHFGRVSAGVRALSERDRAYAFLPMTHIFGIGTVLMAALTGGASLVLRGSFSPADMLQALAHEQVSNLLGPPTMYARLLAHIDSERVVPRFPHLRYVYTGSAPLDPALKQRVERLFGQPLHYGYGLSEYAGSVFLTRTEAPRSDTAAGHAVEGGEARIVSIEGRDVPQGDTGEIWLRGPGLMLGYFRDAAATAQVMRPGGWYATGDLGRFGPDGALFVVGRLKEMIIRSGFNVYPAEVEAVIGRFGGVHLCAVVGVPEADGNEQVVAFVELEPGAVLDEAALRAHLAEHLSPYKRPTRIEVIDTMPTTPNGKLLKRELQARLRAA, from the coding sequence ATGCGGCAATCACGCATTCACGAGCTGCTGGAGGCCCGCGCGGCACGCACGCCGGAGGCAGTCTTTCTTTTCGAGCCCGGCGCCACGACCACCTACGCGGCGCTGCAGGCAATGGCCGAAACCGCCACGCAAGACCTGCTGGACGCCGGCGTGCGTCCGACCGACCGCGTGGTGCTGGTGGCCGAGAACTGCGCCGCGCACATCGCGCTTCTGATGGCGTGCAGCCGCATCGGCGCATGGTCTTGCGGCGTGAATGCGCGCATGTCGCCGGGCGAGATCGCGGCGATCGTGGAACGGGCGGACGCGCGCCTTTGCTGCTTCACCACAAGCGCTTCGCAGGCGGCCGAACAGCACGCCCGGCGCGCCGGTGCGGTGCCGTCCTCGCTTGCGGGCGTGATGCGCTCGGCAACGCGCGAAGAAGCGCGCACCGAGCCCGACCCGGCCCTGGCCGACACCGCCGCCATCATCTTCACCTCCGGCACTTCGGGCACGCCGAAGGGTGTGATGGTCTCGCACCGCGGGCTGCTGCACTTCGGGCGGGTGTCGGCTGGCGTGAGGGCGCTGAGCGAACGCGACCGTGCCTACGCCTTCCTGCCGATGACGCACATCTTCGGCATCGGCACCGTGCTGATGGCCGCGCTCACCGGCGGCGCTTCGCTGGTGCTGCGCGGCAGCTTCTCGCCGGCCGACATGCTGCAGGCGCTGGCGCACGAGCAGGTGTCCAACCTGCTCGGGCCGCCGACCATGTACGCGCGCCTGCTGGCCCACATCGACAGCGAGCGCGTGGTGCCGCGCTTTCCGCATCTGCGCTACGTGTACACCGGTTCGGCTCCGCTCGACCCCGCGCTCAAGCAGCGCGTGGAGCGGCTGTTCGGCCAGCCGCTGCACTACGGCTACGGGCTCTCGGAGTACGCGGGCTCGGTGTTCCTCACGCGCACGGAAGCCCCGCGTTCGGACACGGCGGCCGGCCATGCGGTGGAGGGCGGCGAGGCCCGCATCGTGTCGATCGAGGGGCGCGACGTGCCGCAAGGCGACACCGGCGAGATCTGGCTGCGCGGCCCGGGCCTCATGCTCGGCTATTTCCGCGACGCGGCCGCCACCGCGCAGGTGATGCGCCCCGGCGGCTGGTACGCCACCGGCGACCTCGGGCGCTTCGGCCCCGACGGCGCGCTGTTCGTGGTCGGCCGACTCAAGGAAATGATCATCCGCTCGGGCTTCAATGTCTATCCGGCGGAGGTCGAGGCGGTCATCGGCCGTTTCGGCGGCGTGCACCTGTGCGCGGTGGTCGGCGTGCCAGAGGCGGATGGCAACGAGCAGGTGGTCGCCTTCGTGGAGCTGGAGCCGGGTGCGGTGCTCGATGAGGCGGCGCTGCGCGCACACCTGGCGGAGCACCTGTCGCCCTACAAGCGCCCCACCCGCATCGAGGTGATCGATACCATGCCGACCACCCCCAACGGCAAGCTGCTCAAGCGCGAACTGCAGGCGCGGCTGCGCGCAGCGTAG
- a CDS encoding DUF3606 domain-containing protein, giving the protein MADDLSKRGPPDAARINVNEAHEVRYWTQTLGVTEAQLRSAIAAAGVLVKDVRTYLGKP; this is encoded by the coding sequence ATGGCCGATGACTTGAGCAAGCGCGGGCCGCCAGACGCCGCCCGCATCAACGTGAACGAGGCGCACGAAGTGCGCTACTGGACCCAGACGCTGGGCGTGACCGAAGCGCAGTTGCGCTCGGCCATCGCCGCCGCCGGTGTGCTGGTGAAGGACGTGCGCACCTACCTGGGCAAGCCCTGA